The following coding sequences lie in one Acropora palmata chromosome 3, jaAcrPala1.3, whole genome shotgun sequence genomic window:
- the LOC141875930 gene encoding translin-associated factor X-interacting protein 1-like, with protein MSHTKLPPLPPSLSTSLQTNTKSVKQYTSHGGLSYTLSSPSGPQKYALPSAAVLQPYIDTRAGTLDTWPAHALGPSPPDLNPISATKQTNEFMPKGVHKPKFLEQLEAFLQKELRSLDCAEVIPSERRLQAFREVFEYFIEDFKTYKPLLSAIKHEYEMMLVHQREKIRELEPLKSMLVTISEQCEKKLLALKQEEKSDMLDMKKENQRLHNIISRLREEQVSLQVQVEKLQEEVAAEYLRYRNECDARKMLIADINELKYQQEDAKKPSTEEDGEGKEDVTFLKLALKKAREDLDAKSSKLAEMEADYGDVVPRRDFQRLEAQFTKLQKDMEAITADNKKLMEEHNAILEVHKRVVDQRDQYAQDCEQMRRSATPRPHWEKCAQYVEGGADRWNDISQDRSSDELVDVLLAEMTGQDIAMIQAGASTGAEYFQGQGTGPEIPKYLRFEGQVRNRRLGKRDTSLLIKDIWQEKAAHDAEKPDGEREELGEFLYQYLQRRFGVENMIIEWGYNLHDACARYTHDPRIELFYGILQKEIDEAVYHDQLVALEKLFNALTKLDLAAGNQGYLSRADFERCLRSFYPLKDDESIEALTKACEQESPGENVQYKNLFTEDEEGRSGPFIDRVREQEKLEKTTYIKDIENALGAISEVSADDFRQAVMSVDPDAPAEILDKYLGRAFNATPDQLEPGTKIEKTLLVKRLQNGSVKRLGPKPK; from the exons ATGTCTCACACGAAACTTCCCCCTCTTCCACC CTCGCTTTCCACGAGTCTTCAAACGAACACCAAATCTGTGAAACAGTACACTAGTCATGGAGGACTAAGCTACACTTTATCTAGTCCGTCAGGACCGCAGAAATATGCTCTTCCGTCAGCAGCTGTACTTCAG CCTTACATTGACACAAGAGCGGGCACATTAGACACTTGGCCAGCACATGCTCTTGGTCCAAGCCCCCCTGATCTCAACCCTATATCAGCCACTAAGCAGACAAATGAGTTTATGCCAAAGGGTGTACATAAGCCCAAATTTCTTGAGCAGCTTGAGGCTTTCTTACAAAAAGAGTTACGATCACTGGACTGCGCTGAGGTGATTCCTAGTGAGAGAAGATTACAA gCTTTTAGGGAAGTCTTTGAGTACTTTATAGAAGACTTCAAAACTTACAAGCCTCTACTGTCTGCAATAAAACATGAGTATGAGATGATGCTGGTTCATCAAAGAGAGAAGATCAGGGAGCTGGAACCTTTAAAG AGCATGTTAGTAACAATATCAGAGCAGTGTGAAAAGAAACTATTAGCACttaaacaagaagaaaaatctG ATATGCTGGACATGAAGAAGGAAAATCAGAGATTGCATAACATAATTTCAAGACTAAG GGAGGAACAGGTTTCTCTTCAAGTTCAAGTCGAAAAG CTTCAAGAGGAGGTTGCTGCAGAATATCTGAGATACAGAAACGAATGTGATGCCAG GAAGATGCTGATTGCAGACATCAATGAACTAAAATATCAACAAGAAGATGCCAAAAAACCAAGCACAGAGGAAGACGGAGAAGGAAAGGAGGACGTAACGTTTCTCAAACTCGCTTTAAA GAAAGCGCGAGAAGATCTTGATGCCAAAAGTTCAAAACTCGCCGAAATGGAGGCTGATTATGGAGACGTTGTACCACGAAGGGACTTTCAAAGACTTGAAGCACAGTTCACT AAATTACAAAAAGACATGGAGGCAATTACTGCAGATAATAAAAAGTTGATGGAGGAACACAA TGCCATTCTTGAAGTGCACAAGAGAGTTGTTGATCAAAGAGATCAATACGCACAAGATTGCGAACAGATGAGAAGAAGTGCGACACCAAG GCCTCACTGGGAAAAGTGTGCGCAGTACGTTGAGGGTGGAGCTGATCGATGGAACGATATATCACAGGACAGAAGCAGCGATGAGTTGGTGGACGTGTTGTTAGCGGAGATGACTGGACAAGATATCGCAATGATACAAGCTGGAGCAAGTACTGGGGCAGAGTATTTCCAGGGACAG gGTACCGGTCCTGAGATACCCAAGTATCTGCGGTTTGAGGGTCAGGTCAGGAACAGGCGGCTCGGCAAAAGAGACACTTCACTCCTTATTAAAGATATTTGGCAAGAGAAAGCAGCTCACGACGCAGAG AAACCTGACGGCGAGCGTGAGGAGTTGGGTGAATTCCTGTATCAGTATCTTCAGAGACGGTTTGGAGTGGAAAATATGATCATCGAATGGGGATATAATCTACATGACGCATGCGCACGATACACTCATGATCCCAggatagagttgttctatggtATTCTACAGAAAGAG ATCGACGAAGCAGTATACCATGATCAGTTAGTGGCTCTAGAAAAGCTGTTCAACGCTTTGACCAAACTGGATCTTGCAGCGGGAAACCAA gGCTATCTATCGAGGGCGGACTTCGAGCGGTGCTTGCGATCCTTCTATCCGCTGAAAGACGACGAATCAATCGAGGCTTTGACGAAAGCATGCGAACAAGAATCCCCTGGAGAAAATGTGCAGTACAAAAACTTGTTTACAGAG GACGAGGAAGGCCGTTCCGGACCTTTCATCGACAGAGTGCGAGAACAGGAAAAGTTAGAAAAGACAACGTACATCAAAGACATCGAAAACGCGTTGGGAGCTATTAG TGAGGTATCTGCGGATGATTTCCGCCAAGCCGTCATGTCAGTGGACCCAGATGCCCCGGCCGAGATTCTTGATAAGTACCTGGGGAGAGCATTTAACGCAACTCCAGATCAGTTGGAGCCTGGCACCAAGATCGAGAAGACGCTCTTGGTCAAGAGACTTCAGAACGGAAGTGTCAAGAGGCTGGGGCCAAAACCGAAATAA